TTTTTTACATCAAGAAGTTCACTTATTTCTTTTACCCTTGTGACTTTTTTGTCTATCGTGAGTATTTTTATTGCTTCAAGATAATCCTCTAAGCTTTTAGTTAACAAATGTTCCTCCTTTTAAAAATGAAAAAATTTGATAAAATAAGGTTGAAAAAAACCATCCAGCAAATAAAGACCAAAAAAGAGAAATTAAAGCCCATTTTATACCTACTTCTTTCTTCAAAATTAAAAATGTAGCAAGACATGGCATGTACAGTAAACTCATAAGCATAAAAGAATACGCAGAGATAGGGGTAAAATAGAATCTTAATGTTTCTGTTAAATTCTCAACTCCAAATAAAGTCCCAAAAGTTCCAACAACAAGTTCTTTTGCATATATTCCAAAAATAAGTGCAACCCCTGCCTGCCAGAAACCAAAACCAGAAAATTTAAATAATGGAAAAATAAAACTACCCAATTTACCTATAAAATTCATTTCGGTTCCATAATTATAAGGATGCGGGAAATAGTTTAAAACCCATAAAATTAAAGTTCCAAGAAATATAATGGTCCCTGCTTTCTTCAAAAAGTATTTTGTTCTTGTCCAACTCTCAATCAATACATTTTTCCAGTAAGGCATTCTGAAAGGTGGTAATTCTATTATTAAAGGTAGAGATTCATCTTTTAAAAAAATGGAACCAAAAATTTTTATACTTAAAACACCAATACCAATTCCTAACAAATACAATGAAAAAACTATCATTCCCTGATTTTCCTTAAAAAAAATGCCTGTAAATAAAAGATAAACAGGAAGCCGTGCCGAACAACTCATAAAAGGTATTGATAGGGAAGTTAAGATTTTATCCCTTTTATTTTCAAGAATTCTTGTCCCCATTATCGCAGGAACATTACATCCAAAACCTAAAATTAAAGGAATAGCACTCTTCCCATGAAGTCCTACCTTATGCATTATTCTATCTGCAACAATTGCCGCTCTTGCCATATAGCCGGTATCTTCAAGGATTGCAAAGAAAAAAAAGAAGAGAAAAATGTTTGGAAGAAATAATATTACAGAACCGACACCAGAAATTATTCCATCTTTTATCAAAGAATTAATCCAAATAGGTAGATTTAGATATGAAAAAACAATCTTTAATTTTTCAAGTATAAGTTCAATAAAATTAACAAATGGTTTTCCCCAGACAAAAACAGCATTGAATATGATAAAGATTATAAAAAGAAAAAATAAAGGACCTAAAAAATTATGAGTTAAAATTCTATCAACTTTTTCTGTAATTTCCGGTTTCAATTCTTTCTTTTTCTCAATAAGTGACTCTTTTACAATTCCATGAATTATTCCATATCTTTTTTCCATTAAAACTCTATCTAATGGTTTATTTAAAAATTTTTCTGTATTCATTATCAAATCGTTAATTTTTTTCCAATCAACTTTTGTAATTATAAAATTTGTAAAATACTCATCTTTTTCCAAAATTTTTATAGCAAGAAATCTTGGAGGATAAGGAAGTTTTAAGTTTTTAAATTGACAGACAATTTCAGAGATAACTTTTTCAATTTCTTCACCATAATTAAATTCAAAAAATTCAGAAGGTGGTTCTTTACACTTTTTATAAATTTCTTCTTTCAAATCTTCTATACCAATATTTTTATTTCCAACTGTTTTTACAAATTTTACTTTAAGCAATTTTTCTAAATGTTGAATTTCATATTCAATTCCTTCTTTCTCTGCCAAATCCACCATATTAAGGTCAATAATAATATTTTTGTGAAACTCTGAGAGTAAAAGTAAAAGATATAAACTTCTTTCAAGATTCAAAGCATCTGCCATTATAATTAAAACATCTACTTCATTTTGAGTAATAAAATCAATTGCTATTTTCTGGTCTTCGCTTTCTCCTGTTAAGGTATAAGTTCCCGGTAAATCAA
This region of bacterium genomic DNA includes:
- the feoB gene encoding ferrous iron transport protein B, translating into MEEKIVAIAGNPNTGKTTIFNSLTGTRQQVGNWPGVTVEKKEGYYIYKDVKFKVVDLPGTYTLTGESEDQKIAIDFITQNEVDVLIIMADALNLERSLYLLLLLSEFHKNIIIDLNMVDLAEKEGIEYEIQHLEKLLKVKFVKTVGNKNIGIEDLKEEIYKKCKEPPSEFFEFNYGEEIEKVISEIVCQFKNLKLPYPPRFLAIKILEKDEYFTNFIITKVDWKKINDLIMNTEKFLNKPLDRVLMEKRYGIIHGIVKESLIEKKKELKPEITEKVDRILTHNFLGPLFFLFIIFIIFNAVFVWGKPFVNFIELILEKLKIVFSYLNLPIWINSLIKDGIISGVGSVILFLPNIFLFFFFFAILEDTGYMARAAIVADRIMHKVGLHGKSAIPLILGFGCNVPAIMGTRILENKRDKILTSLSIPFMSCSARLPVYLLFTGIFFKENQGMIVFSLYLLGIGIGVLSIKIFGSIFLKDESLPLIIELPPFRMPYWKNVLIESWTRTKYFLKKAGTIIFLGTLILWVLNYFPHPYNYGTEMNFIGKLGSFIFPLFKFSGFGFWQAGVALIFGIYAKELVVGTFGTLFGVENLTETLRFYFTPISAYSFMLMSLLYMPCLATFLILKKEVGIKWALISLFWSLFAGWFFSTLFYQIFSFLKGGTFVN